The genomic DNA TGAAAGAGGAGAGAGGAAGAGCGAATAAACGTTTAAGCTTTGTTGATGAAAGCTCTCTCGCTGCTTTCGAAAGCATTTCACTCTGACGGtgacgacgacgatgaagaGACGAGTACGAAAAtgaaatttaggtttttttttttgtttctgtgggAGGAGGAAAACGAgtgttttttagttttggtaTATTGCGATTAAGGACCTATAGTATTcatgttttgtaaaataagtACTCATATTATTGTATGTGATAATACATCTATACTAAACTATTAAACAAATTGTAGgggaaaatatttaatttatgttttaaaaaagaaaaattaattttaaattattaaatatataattattcaaataattgaaaattttgtgtagatatttaaatttctatacgATTTGggatatataatcaaattaaatccTTAATGAAGCctaaaaactcaattttttttttaaaacttactaTTATTGAgttgattttttgaaaaactgTTTATTGACTATTAATAACTCCactaaaaacatgtttttcctcaccaattagaaaaacttaaaatttaatttttgaaaaacaatattGAGAAAAATTCCAATGTTCTTGATATTTTAGGGGTTATATGATATCAAACTTCGAGTTGGTTGTATCAATGCATAGTAGTTCTAGCTGAGCTTTTCTACCTTTTTGGAtttatgttgtttatgttgctaattaaaattaaaacatgttgattcatgttatttttgtttcttgtaaaaATCTTGATCATTAGTTTTCACTGTTTGATTGGGTTACATTGAgtagaaagaaaaatttacttATTAGGGGGAGAAGAACTCAAGTTTAAGtctaaattcaataatattaaaatagttataGAGAAGTgtcttttaaacaatttttgcaTTAGGCTAAAAATGGTAAGAAGGCCAACCATTTACAAAAGCCCATTctgatcaaacaaaaaaaaaaatacccaatgAACTAAGAGGCAACATACAATATGGTAGTAGCCCTCTTTGAAGAGTAAGTTGAAAAGATGGAGAATCATGGATTAGATTTAGAAATCATAACTGCATGATCTCATTGCTGCAACTATGTTCAAGTTCCCATCGAATTGGAATTTAATATAGGTGCACTTCCTTGCTCCAAATTATGTTCCATGGCCATGCGTCCACAAGTCTTGCTTTAAGCTCATTTTTACTCTTTTCATATGAAACCGGCAAAATATCTTGATTTGAATATGTTAACCTACCAAAATAATGCCAAaacatactccctccgtttcaaaatataggatgttttagtaaaaacacgcatattaagaaaaagttacgtttaaaaagtttaaccaatcataatcaagactgcataatataaaatataaaattaatataaaagttgcatagaaagttggaaacatcttatattatgaaacaaaaataatcctctaaacatcctatattatgaaacagagggagtataaaacTTATGTTGAGACTctacttaaatttttaaaaagttatcaAACATCtaacttttttggtttaagacatttttttgattcaaagagtatcattttctattttttgatgcagtttttaaaaactaaatcttatatttttttttcagaaactaaatcttatattatctctattatttAACTTATTGATTAGAATGACACATTTtatttagtgtatttttttattaagaaaatacgAAATttacatagtttttgtagattatataaaaaatgttaatatttctCTTTGTGAAACTAATTATAACATAGTAGTCCTCTATAATTATCTCTGGTTACTCTTTTCTTCATGTTAATAAAACTTCTAAATTGTAAACTGCAATATACTTTGTGGCTCATTTCATTGTATATTACTCACTCTATCTCATTTTATAAGCTCTTAAATTAAAATGTGTatattaagtttatttttatgcaaaaatttatttaatattttaatttaagagAACTGAACCAAtcacaaaattatttcttttatgtcaaaatacatgttttacacaaattaaaagaaaactatactataattttatttttcttctaattgatGAACTGaaataatatgaataaaaagatattagtattattaaaaaattaatactacATGAACATGttataaaagattataaatattaaatgtatTGAAAACTTTGTATGGATAGAATAGAAGTAGATAGGAATAGGATCATTACAAAAGTCATTAGCATCATTACACAACACTTTTgaccttttgtttgtttgtgtgttttggaaaAGTACAAAAGGTGTCAAAGCTGATACAGAGATGAGTGCAACGAGAGCCACCACATCTCTCGAAAAGCGCAAAGATGGATCAAAGCACTGTTGTTAATGCAACGAGCCACCACATACGCTTGACGTGTGATACTTGCAAATTACAATATTATCCTTTGGAGTTTGTTACTAATTCGATTTAAAATGGCAACTCTGACCAAGTTGACTTGTTTGACAATTAATTGGAGTAAAAAATTTACATTGACCAATTCGACATTTGACTGATATTTACTGatcaaaggagaaaaaaaaaagataaatctaaaaagaaacaaaataattcagCTTCAATTTTCCAAAGAATTGTTTGGTCAAGTTTAAAACTGTTTTCGATAATTctaattttagatattttcaaaaacataaatttaattcGTTTCGATTATTTGACTTATGAAGTATGAacacaaacaataatttaatatttcaggaaatatctaaaattttaaagataaaataataaatttcaagattttcctttttttctttgttaaatttatacaTGTTTCTGAATTATGATAGTTCTAGTTTGTATATTTCTAGCAATGACTTTTTTAATTCTCGACGTtaacataacatatattataattatactaCCTAAAAATtagtctttatttttttgttaaatttcataTACACCTAATTAACTGATTATTAAAAATGTAGACTCATTCAATATGATATACTCAcgtttattcattttttataattttctatctgataattctaattaattattttttgtgacAAACAGCATTCTCGTTTCcgaatttaaaaatgaaaacagaaactgACTTATTCAACTATGAACACAGACTACTATGTACCTAACACTCTTCttgattaaatatataaaacaaatattttaatcagATACTACAAACAAGGACAATAAGGTAATTTGATTAACTCTAAAAAGTAGGAAACATTTTCAGCAACAAAGCAAGTTTTTAACAACTTCAGGGGGtaaagagtaaaaaataaataactaaaagcGCCCATTAAAACAGAGACAAATCTTCTTCaaaagcctctctctctctcagtgtTTTACTCTTCTGGACTGTGGTAAACATCTAAACGTAGGAAcccaaatagaaaaaaaaaaaaaaactctcccTAAGAGATTTTACCCAAACGATCCCAAAAGCAAAAAGCAACAgaagcatcatcatcaagcttcaCAGCATTACATAGGGTAATGAAAAGCAAAAGACCAGAAGAAAAGTTTCAGACAAACATTCTTTACATGTCTGTGGAGGagcagaaatatatataaaagcctGTGTAGCTAAACGGTTAATGCATAGGATGTCGCGGGACAGCACGGGAACGAACAGGTGTCTTTGACGGACTCACCCTGCATAACCCAACCAGCGAAATACGATTAATGCTCAgagatttataattaatatagagaGAATGTTTTTAAGAGTTGGTTTTTTCTTTGGACCTTATCGGTAAAGAACCAAGAAGAAGACCACTGCAGTTGAGGGCAGCTATTGCACTTTCAGCCTGCAGAAGAGTAAAAAGATCAGTACTTTGAAGCTTAATCTATTGACACAACCGTAAGAAGATGTGcttttaaacaagtttttttaCCATGACAAACTCAACGAAACCGATGCGAGTTGGATGATGATAATCACCCAACAGCCTCAGACGGTACACTTCTCCACACACAGACTCAAAAAAGAGTTTGATGTCTGCGTGAGTGAGCTGTTGAAAAGTGAAACTAATCAAAGTAAGCTCCTTTAAGTTTCGGAATAGCTCAGCAAaggaaaaaaaccaaatcaagaaaaaaaaactcaccttcTTGTCGATGTTAGTGCAGTAGATAGTTCTCGCACACATCTCACGCTCATCTTCActctaagaaaaacaaaagaagactatAAAATCAACATCATGAATCTAAAAAAACCATAACTTTCCACTCAGAATATGATGatacacaagaaaaaaatctcaCCCTCGGCAAGAACGTCGGGTTAACCGGTGCTATAGCGGTTTTGGAAGGCATAACCTTCACAGGATAGAACCCCAACATCGTACCAGACAAATTCAGCGCAGCTCTTGCACCCACTACAAGTATCAAAAAAATGACCAAACCATAAACCAACCATTCACAGGCACAATCCAAGAAAACAGATAACATAATGAAAACTAATGGTACCTTCATCAGTGAACTCAATGAAAGCAAACCGAAGTACTGAGTTAGGGTCACCACATATACGACAATCAACTacctaaataacaaaatatagtCAACAACAGAAACATAACACACCACAAACAAAGATGGAGGAGTCTATAGATGAACTAGTTAAACCTGTCCAAAGCCGATAAACAAACCAGCAAGCTGCTCCTCAGTGACCTTTAAACCCAAAGAGTAAGATAGAAGAAGTTAAAACACACAGTAAAGACTTAAACACTAAAGAAAGGTGGAGACTTTTAAAACCTGTTGGTCAATATCAGACACATAGACAGTTCTTCGAATGATCTCTTCACGTTGAGCCAAACTTGTCCTAGGATTCATTCTCCTTTTCCCTTGTTGTCCGAACGACTTCTTCTGttttcaaatcaaatcattttGACACAAAAAGGTGAGATTTTTTCCAACTTATAAACacataaaagaagaaacagagaagccaAATTTGATAAATCtatcaaaaaccctaaagagtATTGtaataaaaatcccaaaaaataaaacacagaGATAAGAGACAAAAGAGTCATGTCCTTACCCGACGAAAGCCACCGTCTTCGTTCACAGGGAAATTTCCGGCAATACCAAAACCATTGTTAACAGCAAAGAAACCACCGTTAAAGCCATTAACGACTGGCTTAGTAAGAGAAGGAGGAACAAACTCTTCAGCCATGGGGTTAAGCTTAGATAAGAGCTCATGAAGCTCTCTCATATCACGCTTAAAACTCTCACCACCGTCGGATCTCGCCACGTGGACTCCGATCTCTCCATTTCCGCCGTGATCGCTGTTGTTAGAAGAGACTCCTGATTCTTGACTGGTGACTGAAGACGGCGGCGACGGCGAAGAGATCAAACCACCAACTTCCACCACCGTAGTATCAGCTCCGATGACCGCCATGATCGTAGAAATCGAACAAAACCCAGAAATAAAAATCCGATTTTTAAGACAAACCCCACGATCAAAGTAAAGAGATATGAGGAAGAGAAATGAATAAAAGGGAACAGTAGCTATAAGAAGGGGAGAGCCaccaagaaagagaagagagaagtagaaagaagaagatgaggacaAAAGAGTAATTAACCAAAGGATTAATCGCAATTAAAGTTTTGATTAGATGAAAACATTAGCGAGGTTCGTTTGggattaaaatccaaaaatctgaGTTTAATGTTTACTTTTTATACCGTGGtgaaaatgttaaaatgatcggataaaataaattgataaatcGGTCTTACTacagaagagaagaaatcacGTATCTGAGCTAGATCTTAGCAAACTTGAACCTACAAACTCTTCTTTTGGCATATACTCTTTTGGAACCTGATCCAAAGACATATTTTCTCGGAAAAATATATGTACTCTTTTggcattatttatttatgtcacTAACACCAAAACAAGACATAAATTTATGACACCAATATACGAattttaatttgacataatagagattttatttacatttgcatattaacaataaaaaaaacccaacctTGATATGATTATaagtttctttaacaaaaaaaagtaagctACAAGTTTCCCACTCTAgtaaacaataagaaaaatatagtaGTTGAGAGTTGGGATTAACGTAATGATATGGAGAATGGCGACTACCGAAAGGACACATGGACATGGCATAAAACGAATGCATAGTTTTCTgatgtgtattatatatatgttttcttaaacAATACGCTATAACAGTTACCATCGATATGATTTcatcaatttaaaaatacaattacCTATGACCATCGATGATCAATTGATCTATATagtcaatttttaatatatttcgcTATCGTATTCGATTTGATTTTGGAAACATTTCAAGTCTTACTTAATTAACATTCTCCCTTTTTAATGTTAGCACGGAGTAGGCAGGGCATGAACCAGATATCTGAAATTTTGGTGATATAGAGTATGTGATATGCTTCTCTCCGTCCGAATTATTAGTTAGATAATATTAATAGATACCAcaattctaaaacaaaattaagtaaatactATCGGCTTGGTTTTATGTTAGTAAATACTATCGGTTGGCTAAATGAAAGTAAGGAGAAAGTCATAAACACCCTCATATGCATGAGAGAATTTAATTGTGTACCTAAAACTAcatgtgtttaaaaaaataatattttttaaaaagaaataaatataatagaaacCAATAACTTGTAACATAACGAAATAGCATGTTACATTACAAAATAACgtaattaaaaagttataaacaCCTTCATGTAAGTGAGAGAGAGTCACGAAATAGCATGTCACATTACAAAATAGCCTGAAATTATTATATCCAAAGATAAGCAAAATGTCATGAAACggagaaaaagagaaatctGGCAGCTAAGAAATGAGAATCCAGAAAAGGGTAGATGAAATAATCAGACAATAATATTATGGG from Camelina sativa cultivar DH55 chromosome 2, Cs, whole genome shotgun sequence includes the following:
- the LOC104720699 gene encoding polyadenylate-binding protein-interacting protein 12, whose protein sequence is MAVIGADTTVVEVGGLISSPSPPSSVTSQESGVSSNNSDHGGNGEIGVHVARSDGGESFKRDMRELHELLSKLNPMAEEFVPPSLTKPVVNGFNGGFFAVNNGFGIAGNFPVNEDGGFRRKKSFGQQGKRRMNPRTSLAQREEIIRRTVYVSDIDQQVTEEQLAGLFIGFGQVVDCRICGDPNSVLRFAFIEFTDEVGARAALNLSGTMLGFYPVKVMPSKTAIAPVNPTFLPRSEDEREMCARTIYCTNIDKKLTHADIKLFFESVCGEVYRLRLLGDYHHPTRIGFVEFVMAESAIAALNCSGLLLGSLPIRVSPSKTPVRSRAVPRHPMH